tatctgactgaccactaactgagtatccaatttgcagatgactattaattattgacatgctggagtgctaatatgtttccctgggaaatgaacatccccctttaacgtgggtagtcgacaacttatttccagccaagCCCActgcaggcgtcatatttacctccccagcatctagtctagaccgatactgttggcataccgaagaatattcctccggacAATAATCGATaacggtcagattttctatatagaaataagaagggcatgtacacatttcacttaataacaaaattactaaaaataacaaaccttaggtgcaaaaatattactaaagttcaacatttgattcatcacacggtattttttaattaaatttttatttttatttttgattcgttccCGACGAGAtgtttaatgccatcatttcgtcattttttcccttctattttccatataaaatgtgtaaaaatctcaCACATGCGTTTCTTAAAGGCAATTGTTTTGATACAACCATTGATATGTAAGCTTAGGTGCAAATGATTTCCTACTctcaataaatttatcttttgaatgatatttatttcatttttgtaaaataaaaatttgattcgttccacttattttgaagaataattaacttcagtgcgaagttgttgttgtagcatCATGTGCAGACGACAAATCAATgtcgcgtgaacatgcggtatcgtgatcaaaaggttaaagtaaatgatttaatcagtttagttaatttgtgattgaatgttttattcgacACAATGGgtgtaagttttaaatcaattttatttcgcGAATAATTCCTTTTATGTGAACATCACAAATTTTACAACATGAGAAATTCAATTAGATATTGCAGTTGATATcctagttctaaaaagaaagagatgcgcgTTTCGtcttatgttgtttttcttaccttttttaattttcatttaaatatcaatGTCAGTTATGCCAATTACAATGTATGTCAATTAAATATGAAACGAGAAATGTTTCTATCGGCCATACAATGTTGAAAGGCTTATCTGGAGAAGAAAAAGTGAGGAACGCaaggtatttatataaaaaaaactttggtataaatgttatttttagtttttagatAATAAATTGCCAAAACTACGCAGCACAGCGtaaccaaataaaacaaataaaaaaaaaaaagataataaattcaAGGTTCgcctaggtcaaattaaaggcgGAAATTATGTCCGGAGGATTTTgatgtacaagaatgtttttgtaatgtaaataaaatatctgcatttaaaaccgAATTGATTTTCCACCACATaactttcaaatttaaatgaaggTCCCCACCTATTTTCCTCTCTGTCTGTTATCTCCTCTCCTCCTAGCTCATTATTCATTTAAAACAGGGTTAAGTTAGGAGCCCTATGAATGTAATGACTTATGTATTAATGTAAAtgattcaaataatatttatcagATCGTCATCAATTAGTGCAAATTAATAACGCATTATCAAGAAGTTGTAATGAAATTACATGCGGCGTGCCACAGGGGTCTACGTATTTTAGGGCCActgttatttcttttatctataaATGACTTGCTTGCCGCTCACGGTTGGAAATATAGTATCATCAACAgatttatatgcagatgatacaacATTATACGATATACATAATGACAAAACTGTTTCGAAAGCAAATCTTATTAGCACCGACATTTAACGGCTATATTTCGCCACTTTTCTTCATGGTGTTAATATAACCTTGAGTATAATTATCCAATGATTCATTTAGCGCGTGATCCGACAGATCTTTTTACAGTAATGAGTAGAAGATTTAGACACTTTATTAAAGAGAATCCGTCATTTTGGAGAAAGCTTGTGAGACATAGCAACAATATCCAAGGGGAGCGTTCCTTATCAGAAAAATCGGATCTGTCCAATATCTGTTTTAGCAATATGGTGCAAAGAGAATGGTTTGCAAATCAAAACCGGGAAAACGCAACAAAGGCGGcgattatttgaaaataatgaattaactggtttttttgttgttgttgttgttgttttttttatgaaaatgttatgcTATGTTAAAAACAGAGTCCAAATTAAAAACTCCTCGGTATTAACATACAGGATGATCTTAAGTGGGAttcacattttaaagtaatttgcaAAAAGATATCCTCTTACATTTGGTTACTATCAAGGATAAGGGAATTTCTTAATATAAACTATAGATTCTATAGTGGAAAAgttcttttaaaattcttttaaagtGGAAAATTCACAGGTCgcacaacacgacaaaaataaaatgttgcaggctcggtttgattgagcctgttcatggacggtagtggaaatgcatgctattgtccacgccctctagccccgggttgagtataactcaacatttacacatgcttaaagtacaaaaaaagcaatttagagacatccgcagatgtattcaaacggcggtgaacatggaaccttcaatgatacacaggttgtggcgtgtaattccatgaaaagcggcaaaAGGAATCAGTTTCAAAGaacagaaagggccataattcagccaaaatgcttgacagagttatttaCTCTTGCCTACTTAAAGAGACTGTTATATTGAAcaagtgatgaaagtttcaaagccacatttcaaacaatttacacaaaatagGAACTGATGCGAAAAACTTAATGAAGatttgtaagtaaaaaggggccataatgaATTCAAAATCCGCGATGGAGTTGTGTACTCTAGCCTAAAACTGGGTATGATGATACTACACAAGTGTTTTAAGTCTCAAAGCTATattcaaaatatggactggtatgaaaaacttaaccaagacgcCAACGCCGATGCTATGGTGAGTAGGATattattcgaatagtcgagctaacaacaTAAAACCTTCAAGAAACCGCGGAGAACAAAGGAACAGTTGTGTACATAATAattcgcatctgaacgacaaacaaatattttattcaaggacCTGGTGTCCACCTAGAGATATAGAAATGGCTATTTTTATTTCGAAACAAACACGACAAAGATAAATGTTATCATTGCAATTCCctcattaatatttttaaagattttttttcagcgAAAACTGCAAACTGTAGATAATTGATATAAATCATACGatttaattgtttttactgtGCATGCATTTTATAGCTTCGAATAAATAGGACTCAAGTATTCAAATTATAATTATTCAAGTTCAAAATTTTTGTCATGACAAATTTAGAAACACCTAGGAGGGTTATTTTCAAGCATGAAATCAATTGCATTTTAagattcgaattgcaaaatgaacttttattttgcaattcaagatgtaatacattaaaacacGATTCAGTTTACCAGTATGTTAGGGTAATACAGCTTCAAACTATTTCACTCCCTTTTGCGCTTTGTTATTTGAGCTGCAAacttaaaaatattgtaagtcatTCAAAGCAGTTAGGAAGACGTACGTTTAAGTTATGAAGTTAGTATGTTTAACGCACGAGGTAGCAAGTCGAAAGTAATATGTGGAGGTAATTTCGTCTTTCGCAGAAGTTAAATAGTCCTAATACGAGTTAGTAAGACCTATATAGGAGTAAGTAAGACATACATAGGAGTTAATAAGATCTATATAGGAGTAAGTAAGACATACATAGGAGTTAATAAGATCTATATAGCAGTTAGTAAGACATACATAGGAGTTAATAAGATCTATATAGCAGTTAGTAAGACATACATAGGAGGTAGTAAGATCTATATAGCAGTTAGTAAGACATACATAGGAGTTAATAAGATCTATATAGCAGTTAGTAAGACATACTTAGGAGTTAATAAGATCTATATAGCAGTTAGTAAGATCTACATAGGAGGTAGTAAGCCGTGTGAAGGAGTTAAGAAGTCGTACTTAAGTGTAAGTTATTGTACATTGGAGTAATTTAGTCGTACACAGTACCTTCTAATAATTGTTTCTGATGGCACCAGTACGTTGCCATAGTTAAGTTCACTTGACCTTACGCTTAACGTTTTCTCTCATTTTCTATTAGATATTGCGTCTAAAATCTATTGTATAGAATATAGATTTTATCATCTCTGTTGCTAtaagaaatattgataaaatcttTCCGGTAGGCAATAGCAGTAaaatgttgttgctttttttttcatttgtatcatATTGCTGCTTGAAGACAATTGATCTATGCATCTTATTTCAATACTCACTTTTACGACATTTTCTCTAAAACCGCTCGGCAAGTTTGATACAATTTTAACAGTATCTTTACGTGAATATTACTAAAACTGTTTAAATAGACTGAATCCTTGTACAAGTTTCTAGCCCTGTGCAGGTTCAGTGTGCATCAGACATAGAGAAAACTGATCATGATCAGTGGTTAACCATTCAGAACATGTTCTTTTTGCACCTTTTCTGCACGGCTTTTACTTGTATTGAATTTGGGTATGGATGGGGAATTATCGGTAATCTGGGATGCTTCCAGATTTCTGTAGATctctataaaaagaataaaaatcttgtcagctcccaataacatttatttttctacgaagccagagggttttttttgtacaaacattCATATATATCACATACATAACATCAAACATACATTCAATCAATGctcaataaactttaaaaaatgataaataattcaccAAACCTAGAGactatttctttaatgaactagAAAATCATACTCTAAGTTTCTCAACCAATAGttgtaatataaaacaaaaatcctaCCATACTGGTTTCTTTCATTTAATCGACACTCCACCAACATACTGCCTACTCTAGATTTGTTTCTTATATACATTGAAATGCctaaaaagttatattttcgGTTTTATTCAGTTATTTGATTTCATAAATAcatctaaatttgttttcctatGAAGAGTACTCACGGCCTAGAATATTATTAAAATAGACCGAAAGACGCAAATTAAGCGACAAGTTCTTAATGAAAGTACACTTTAAGTGATCAAGAAATTAGAGTACTCCTCAATAAGTTTCTTTTCTCTATGTGAATAATAACTAGTTCAGATTTCATTATAAAACGtaatttctgtaataaatcaACAGTAAAAAGAATCTACTAAAAtacagaaaagtggaaacttcacaggtcgctcaacacgacaaaaacgaaaatgttgcaggctcggtttggttgagcctgttcatggacggtagtggaaatgcatgttaccgtccacgccctctagccccgggttgagtaaTCTTActcataaacaaaaatactttgaagtTTTCTGAGATGCATATGCATAAAACTAAACTATAGAAGTACAAATCTTACACATGAACAAAAATACTAAGTAGCTGTCTGAATAGCTGGATAGATATAAACAAACAATTCCAATACACATGTGCCTAGCATTAAGATAAGAtctctgttaaaatttaaaagttacctATCCAGactttacaaaattgaaaaaaatacaggGTACAAAATTTTACTtacctataaaaagaataaaaatcttgtcagctcccaataacatttatttttctacgaaGCCAGAGTTTTGGCTGTCTCGGGGTAGCTGATGTGCTTATAAAGGATTTGGAAACGGTTGATTTCTTCGAAATTATCCAATTAAAAATCTTATTACAAAttcaactgaccaatgaaaaatgCGTACATAAAATCGGTTCGTCTCGGACTCTAAAACAGGATTTGGCAAGTAAGCAAATTAACTGCCATAAAAACTGCccgtaatacagaaaaatggTGTCTAAGTAAATCTTTGATGACACAATCTAATCTCTATTTACTGATTAAAAGTCATGTAACTAGTGTgctaattgtaaaaatgtgtttgattaaagtcatgtaactagtatgctaattgtaaaatgtgtttgacatctCAGTTAGATATTTCTGTTCAAAGGTCCTTATGCGTAATCGCAGGTAATGTATCATTAAAGTGATATAGCACTAGACATCTTTAGGCAAGAGATTTCCAATTTGCAAATACCTTTATTCAATTATATATCTATCTTTTATAACTGTAGATTTGTctgtagtctgtgttcagaccctgtgttttcttcacaggagataactcatgaggctattcaaattttgtataattatgtcccttgtttTCTCAAATACCGTTATTcaattatatatctattttttatttgtttagatcTACCTTAACATGTTATATGTCTGGACATGTCGAATTGCTTAGACTCCCAAATACATACaattattagaaatcaaaattaaaagaatttcatacaatataatatcaatttacaTCCCCTTACTTAtagttattaaaatcaaaattcataaagaaGACCTTTTTCGAGGTGGTGCATAAGAAACacaaagatggctgacaatatgATATACAACAccgttttctttttcattttatatgatCTCATTTAAACTAATTAGACACAGTTATATTGTTATTAATTAACCAGATGagaagaaatatgatattttattttttgctaccTAAGACTACTCAaagtaaaacaattaaacaataacGACAAAACGAACAAGCACAGCACGCCTTttaatggtcagtggcaaaacaccactgggtaAGACAAAAATGCCAAAGGCTTGCAAATGGTGCTTTATAATACCTGGAAATAACgattttatacaaaacattatttttaaaactcaGTCTGGCAATTTTACACTTTCTATAGGCTAaggtaaaacaaatttaaacattttcaaaattttcaagtcTTTCCTTTTAGTTTTACCATGCAAAAAGGTAAGTTTCTGAATGATATTTTCCTACAAAATATAACACTCAGCTGatttaaagtatgtttaaaacgaaagttattctataaaatattacTGATTTGTATTTGGATAGAACCTTTAAAGTGAATGAATGATGTAACTGGATCGTTCTATTTGATTCTATACTACCACTACAAAAGAGCCATTTCCGCAACTATTGTCATGGTAACACAACATTCGTCTCGTTTAGACAGAAACATTAGCCAATAGTTtctttcattgaaattttattgcAGCGTTCAGCTTTCACTTTTTTTCATAAGTCTGAGTAATCGTTCACAGAAtggtaaaatgtttgtttaatttacTTGGTTTAGCCGCATTAGAAATATTGTAGCAGACGATATTTGATTTTTTGACATTGAACATGAATGTTCTGGAATACAGAGCAGTGCAAATATGGAAGATATTTCCGCCATTCTTTATACTTTTTGGAACGTTCGGCAACGTTTTGACCATAACCGTTCTTACGCAACGTAGAAATCGCCAAACGTCAACCGCAATATACCTGACAGCGTTGGCAGTGACTGATTTACTCGTACTTTGGACGGGTCTTTTGAGACACTGGATTATTTACATGTTTGAAATAGATATAAGAGCGCATTCGGCATTCGGATGCAAACTgcatttatttattctttatatttcttttcagtGTTCGTCATGGTTCCTGGTCGCCGTGACAACCGGACGTTTTATTGGTGTCTGGTTCCCACATAAAGTTAAGACTGTTTGCCGCACGAGAAATGTGTGTGTCATAATAGTAGCCATTCTTAGTTTCTTTCTTATTTTAAACATGCACTGGTTTTATGGCGCTGGTTTGAAGAAAAACAATTCCACGCAAACGTTTGAATGCAATCTCCTTGACAACGTTGATTACGTAATCTTTTTTGAGCACTACAAATGGATTGATTTGTGTATCTTTTCGCTTGTTCCTTTAACTGTGCTTACGTCAGCAAATGTTTCAATTATTGTCCGATTACTGACGAGAAAACTTAAAACAAGGAATCAAGTGGAACCGACTGATCACGTGATTGCTGAAAGAAGCAACAGAATTTCGCAACTGACCATTACGTTGTTGATAGTGAATACCGTGTTCATTATTTGCACCCCGCCAATATCAGTGTACATTATTTGGGAAAAAGACAGGAATGAATCAGCAGAAACAAATTATGACAAAGCCGTTCTTGACTTAACTTGGGCTATTGTCAATATGTTGGTGTATCTGAATAATACATTAAATTTCTTCCTTTATTTTCTAAGTGGATCAATGTTCCGAAAACAGGTAAAAGAATTATTGTGTCGGGGACGGAATTGTTTTGGAACAAATATAGCACAAGCAACTGATTGAGCATATAATTAGGAAACTTAAAGGCAGAGGTGTTGAACTGAATCATAGAAGGGATGGATTAGAACCAGACAAGACGATGAATTAGCTCGTCCttcttttaattatgttttttttacttttagaccaaaatttaattttcgttGCATTAAGATGCATATCTATCACAGAACTTGCTACATAAAAAGTTTTGTCTAgctttatgttttatgtttataaattgGCTTAATTGGTTATATATGATAGCAAAGTTTCTGCTGAGATTTgcatgtgtttttatttttattttttgtgtttgtgtttgaTGTTACTGTCCTCATTCCTAAAATCTAAGATAAGCCTGATTTTTAAAACGGGAAAAGGTCTTAGAAGGTTCATGTTTTAGGAGGAGAACATAATTACGCATTATTTGCAAATTAAAGCTTTGGCAAAGGA
The sequence above is a segment of the Mercenaria mercenaria strain notata chromosome 3, MADL_Memer_1, whole genome shotgun sequence genome. Coding sequences within it:
- the LOC123525656 gene encoding cysteinyl leukotriene receptor 1-like, with product MNVLEYRAVQIWKIFPPFFILFGTFGNVLTITVLTQRRNRQTSTAIYLTALAVTDLLVLWTGLLRHWIIYMFEIDIRAHSAFGCKLHLFILYISFQCSSWFLVAVTTGRFIGVWFPHKVKTVCRTRNVCVIIVAILSFFLILNMHWFYGAGLKKNNSTQTFECNLLDNVDYVIFFEHYKWIDLCIFSLVPLTVLTSANVSIIVRLLTRKLKTRNQVEPTDHVIAERSNRISQLTITLLIVNTVFIICTPPISVYIIWEKDRNESAETNYDKAVLDLTWAIVNMLVYLNNTLNFFLYFLSGSMFRKQVKELLCRGRNCFGTNIAQATD